CATGCTCGAGCGGGAGCCCGGCCGGTACGACCGGCGGGAGATCGCGCTGCACCTGACCCCGGAGGCCGCGCGGTTCCTCGCCGAACTGCGGGCCGCCCGGCAGGCGCGGCTGGCCGAGGTGCTCGCCGGAATGAGTCCGGCCGGTCGGGAGGCACTGCGGCACGGACTCGCCGAGTTCCGGGCGGCCGCCCGCCGGTCACCGCCGGCCGACCGGGCCCACGCCGCGCCTGACGAACTCCAGGCACCGGCCGACCAGGTCCATGCCCCCGCCGACGAACACCAGACACCGGCCGACCGGGCCCCCGCCCCCGCCGACGAACACCAGGCACCGGCCGGGCCGCACCTCGCCCCGGTCGACCCGCACCAGGCACCGGCCGGGCCGTACCGGGTGTACGAGCCGTCGGCCCAGGCCACGCCGGGCGATCCGGGTGCGGGGGCGGGCCAGCGCGCCCCGGTGTCGGCACCCCGCGGCCCGGCGAGCGGACCGGGGCCGGCACGCCCGCTGGTCGCCGCTCCGCCTCCGGCGCCCCCCACCGCCCGCCCCGCCTGACTTCCACCGATGCCACGACGGAACCATCGGGCGTAGCCACCGGACGCGCGGGCGTCGGGCGCATGACGGTGCGAGCGGCCCCGGCGACCACCGGTCCCGGTGACCATCGGTCAGGGCCGGGCCGAGGGCGGGGTGACGGGGGTGATGGCGAGCATGGCGATGTCGTCCTGGCTCTGGCCGTCGAACCACTTGTCGAGCAGTCGCAGTACCCGGTCGACCACGGCCCGGGGCGGCAGTCCGGCCCCGTCGGCCAGCGCCTGGCGCAACCGGTCCTCGCCGAACATCTCGAGCGCCCCCGGGCCGCCGCGTGCCTCGATCACCCCGTCGGTGTACGCCAGCAGCAGTTCACCGGGTGCCAGCCGGATCCGCGTCTCGACGAACCGCGCGTCGCTGAGCGCGCCGACCGGCATCCCGCCGACCGGGACCGGTCGGACAGCCCCGTCGACCCCGACGACCAGCGGGGCCGGGTGACCGCCCCCGGCCACGCGCAGGCACAGCGCGCCGTCGGCCTCGGTGGTGAAGGTACCGAGCAGCAGGGTGGTGAACTGGCTGCGCCGGGTCGCCTCGGGCGCGTCGAACAGGGCCCGGTTGAGCAGGGCCATCAGCTCCAACGGACGCTGTTCGACCAGGCGCAGGGTCTGCAACGACTGGCGTACCCGGCCGGTGAGCACGGCCGCGCCGACGCCCTTGCCGCAGACGTCGCCGAGGGCGAAGGTGCCGCCGTCGGCGGTGGCCGAGACGGCGTAGAAGTCGCCGCCGATCCGCAGGCTGTCGCCGGCCGCGCGGTAACCGCCGGCCAGCGCCACGCCGGGGATCTCGGGCAGTTCGGGCGGGAACAGGCTCGCCTGGAGCACCCGGGCCAGGTGGGTCTGCTCGCCGTGCAGGTCGGCGGTGACCAGGGCCGCCCCGGCCCGCGCGGCGAACTCCCGGGCGACCTCGACGTCCCGCTGGTCGAAGCCACCCTGGCCCGGCCGGCGCATCATGACCAACGCCGCGCCGTTCGTCCCGATCATCGGAGTGACCAGGACGGCGCCGGACCGGCCGAAGTCCTCCGGCAGCACCCGACCGAGTTCGGCGAGTTCGGTGTCGAGCCACGGGGTGGCGTCGACGTGGTCCCCGTCGAGTGCCTCGGCGAGCCCGGGTACCGAGTCGGCCAGGTCGGCCGGTCCGCTGCCGAACACCGGCTCCAGGTCGCCGTCGGCGAAGCGTACCCAGAGCGGCTCAGCGTCGGGTGGCGCCGGCAGCGGCGGTCGGTGGATCACCACCGCGGCGTCGGCGAGGTACGGCACGACCAGCGTCACCGCGGCCCGCAGCGTCTGGTCACGGTGCAGGGAGAGCCCGAGTCGGCTGCCGGCCTGGGCGAGGAAGGCGGTGTGGGCGCGTTCGGCCCGTAGCGCGTCGGTGCGGGCCTGCTCCTCGGTGACGTCCCGGACGTACCAGGCGCAGCCGTTGGCGCGCAGCGGGCGGCAGATCCCGCGCAGTCGCCGCCCCCGGTGCTCGGCCTCGAAACCGGCCGCCCCACTGCGGGCCGCCTCGGCCAACGCCGGCACGGCGGCCAGCGCCAGCGGGCCACCGGGGGTGACCTCGGGCAGCAGTTCGGCGGCCATCGCGTTGGCCAGGGTCACCACGCCCCGGGAGTCGACGGTGACGACCGCCTCGGCCAGCCCGTCGAGCAGTTCGCGGGCGAGCGCGGCGTCGGTGGGGACGGCGGCCTTCCCGGCACGGCGGTGAGCGGAGTCGGTGGGTTCGCCACCGACCGGGCTGGGGCGGCCGCCGCGTCGGGTGGTGGTCACCATCGCGCGCCGGCTGCCCTGCGCCACCGACCTGTGCCCATGCTGGAAGGAACTCCTCGCCTGCGGATGGTTGCCTTGCGGCAAGGGTACCGAGGAGATCGCTCGGTCGCCCGCCGGTCGGGGGCCGAGGAGAGCGGCCGTCAGCCCCGCCGGTCGGGGGCCGAGTAGAGCCCGCCGGCTGCTGCCGAGGAGAGCCCCTGACGGGTGCCGGGGTCAGCCGCTCCGGCCAGCCAGGCCGCAGGTCGGGCGATGACCCGGCGGACCACCGAACCCGCCGCGCCGATCGCGGCGGCGTCCGCACCGAGCACCGTCGGTCGGACGGTGACCGGGTGCCAGGCGGCGGTGAGCACCCGCCGGGAGATCTCGGCGGTCACCGCCGGGCTCAGCCAGCGGGCGAGCGGGGCGTAGGTGCCGCCGAGGACCACGGTGTCCAGGTCGAGCAGGTTCACCACCCCGGCGACCGCCACGCCGAGGGCCGTCCCCGCCCCGCCCAGCGCGGCGAGGGTCGCCGGGTCGCCCCCGGCGGCGAGTCGGGCCAGCCGGGCCGCGTCGCCGGCCACGTCCGTCCCGGCCAGCCCGGCGGCGGCGAGAATCGCCTCCTGGCCGGCGTAGGTCTCCAGGCAGCCCCGCCCGCCACACCGACAGGGGTGACCCTCCGGATGGACCGGGAGGTGACCGATCTCGCCGCTGAACCCCCGAGCGCCCCGGTAGAGCGTGCCGTCCAGCACGATCCCCGCGCCGATGCCCACCTCGCCGGAGACGTACAGGAAGTCGGTGGCTCCCGGCTCCCCGGCGTGCAGTTCGCCCAGGGCGGCCAGGTTGGCCTCGTTGTCGACCACCAGCGCGGGCAGGCCGGGCACCGAATCGGTCAGCGGCGGGTGGGCGGCGAGCAACACCGGTACGTCCACCTCCCGCCAGCCGAGGTTGGGAGCGAGCCGGACCACGCCGTCGGCGGCTACCAGACCGGGTACGGCGAGCGCCGCCCCGGCCAGGGTGAGCCCCTGGGCGGCGGCGTCGGCCCGGGCCCGCTGGGCCAACTCGGCGGCGAGGGCGACGGTCTCGGCGGGAGAGGCCGGACGCAGGTCGGCCCGGTGCACCGTGCGGTGCCGGACCTCGCCGGCCAGGTCGAGCACGCAGACCGCCAGGTAGTCGACATTGATCTCCAGGCCGAGACCGGCCGGACCCCGGCTGGCCAGCAGCAGGCCCCGGGCGGGTCGGCCGGCCCCGGTACGCGGTGTCGGGTCGACTTCGGTGACCAGCCCGCCGCCGATCAGGTCGTCGACGACGGCGGAGACGGTCGCCCGGGTGAGCCCGGTGTCGGTGGCCAACTCGGCCCGGGACGGTGGCCGGGGCGCGGCGGCGATCCGGCCGAGCAGCAGGGCGAGGTTGATCTCGCGGAGGCTGCCCTGACGGACCGCCCCGGCGGGCGCGGCGTCGGCGGGGCTGCTCACGCCCTTGACACTGCCACACCGACGGCGATCAAATAATTCAACCACTGAACAAATATCCCGTCCCGTCACCGGAGGTTCGCCATGGCACCCCGTCCTACCCCCGCCGACAAGTTCTCCTTCGGCCTCTGGACGGTCGGCTGGCAGGGGCGCGACCCGTTCGGCGACGCCACCCGCCCCGAGTTGGACGCGGTCGAGGCGGTGCACCGCCTCGCCGAACTCGGCGCGTACGGGATCACCTTCCACGACGACGACGTCGTGCCGTTCGGTGCGGACACGGCCACCCGCGACCGACGGATCGCCCGGTTCCGCACGGCCCTGGCCGACACCGGCATGGTCGTGCCGATGGTCACCACCAACCTCTTCACCCACCCGGTCTTCAAGGACGGCGGCTTCACCAGCAACGACCGGCAGGTCCGCCGGTACGCGTTGCGCAAGGTGCTGCGCAACATCGATCTCGCCGCCGAACTGGGCGCGAAGACGTTCGTCATGTGGGGTGGCCGGGAGGGCGGCGAGTACGACGTCGCCAAGGACGTCCGGGCCGCGCTGGACCGCTACCGGGAGGCCGTCGACCTGCTCACCCAGTACGTCGTCGACTCCGGCTACGACCTGCGCTTCGCCCTCGAACCCAAGCCGAACGAGCCGCGCGGCGACATCCTGCTGCCCACCGTCGGACACGCGCTGGCGTTCATCTCCACCCTGGCTCACCCCGACCTGGTCGGCCTCAACCCCGAGGTCGGGCACGAGCAGATGGCCGGGCTGAACTTCGTGCACGGCATCGCCCAGGCGCTCTGGCAGGACAAGCTGTTCCACATCGACCTCAACGGCCAGCGCGGCGTCAAGTACGACCAGGACCTCGTCTTCGGCCACGGTGACCTGCTCAACGCGTTCGCCCTGGTCGACCTGCTCGAGCACGGCGGGGTGACCGGCGCATCCGGCTACGACGGCCCCCGACACTTCGACTACAAGCCATCCCGTACCGAGGACGTCGCCGGGGTGTGGGCGTCGGCGGAGGCGAACATGCGGACGTACCTGCTGCTCAGGGAGCGCGCGGCGGCGTTCCGCGCCGACCCGGAGGTGGCCGACGCCCTTGCGGCCAGCCGGGTCGCCGAGCTGGCCGAGCCGACCCTCGCCCCCGGCGAAAGTGTCGCCGACCTGCTCGCCGACCGGTCCGCCTTCGAGGACCTGGACGTCGACGCGGTGGCCGCGCGGGGCTTCGGCTTCGTCCGGCTCAACCAGCTCGCCGTCGAGCACCTGCTCGGCGCGCGCTGAGGAGGGGCCGGATGCCGCTCGTCGCCGGCGTCGACTCGTCGACGCAGTCCTGCAAGGTCGTCGTCCGGGACGCCGAGACCGGCGTGCTGGTCCGCCAGGGGCGTGCCCCGCACCCGGACGGCACCGAGGTCGACCCGGAGGCCTGGTGGCGGGCGTTGACCACGGCCGTCGACGCGGCCGGCGGGCTCGCCGACGTGGCCGCCGTCTCGGTCGCCGGCCAGCAGCACGGCATGGTCTGCCTGGACGACGCCGGCCGGGTGGTCCGGCCGGCGCTGCTCTGGAACGACACCCGGTCCGCCGGGGCCGCCGCCGAACTGGTCGCCGAGGCCGGCGCGGGGGAGGCCGGCCGGCGGTTCTGGGCCGACGCGGTGGGCACCGTGCCGGTGGCCAGCCTGACCGTCGCCAAGCTGCGCTGGCTGGCCCGGCACGAGCCGGCCAACGCCGACCGGGTGGCGGCGGTCTGCCTGCCGCACGACTGGCTGACCTGGCGGCTCGGCGGCGGCGCGGCCCACAACCGAGCCGGTACGCGCGACCTGTCCGCCCTGCGCACCGACCGCAGCGACGCCAGCGGCACCGGCTACTGGTCACCGGCCACCGGCGAGTACCGCCCCGATCTGCTGGAACAGGCCCTCGGGCGGCGACCGGAGCTGCCCGTGGTGCTCGGCCCCGCCGAGCCCGCCGGCACCCTCGCGGGGCTCGGCGGGCCGCTGCCCGGCTCCGGCGCGGTGCCTTCCGGTGGGCCGCTGCTCGGCCCCGGCGTGGTGCCTTCCGGTGGGCCGCTGCTCGGCCCCGGCGCCGGGGACAACGCCGGGGCGGCGCTCGGGGTCGGGGCACGCCCCGGCGATGTGGTCGTCTCCATCGGCACCTCCGGGACCGTGTTCAGCGTCGCCGACACCCCGGCCGCCGACGCGAGCGGGGCGGTCGCCGGGTTCGCCGACGCCACCGGCCGCTACCTGCCGCTGGTCTGCACGCTCAACGCCGCCCGGGTGCTGGACGCCGCCGCCACGCTGCTCCGGGTCGACCCGGCCGGCCTGGCCGATCTGGCGCTGGCCGCCCCGGCCGGGGCGGACGGGCTGGTCCTCGTGCCGTACCTGGAGGGGGAGCGGACCCCGAACCGGCCGGACGCCACCGGGGCGGTGCACGGGCTCACCCTGCGCACCGCCACCCCCGCGCACCTGGCCCGGGCCGCCGTCGAGGGGATGCTCTGCGCGCTGGCCGACGGGCTCGACGCCCTGCTCGCCCAGGGTGCCCGGGCCGACCGGGTGATCCTGGTCGGCGGGGGAGCCCGGTCGGCGGCGGTCCGTGCCATCGCACCGCAGGTCTTCGGCTGCCCGGTGCTGGTCCCGCCGCCCGGTGAGTACGTCGCCGACGGCGCGGCGCGGCAGGCCGCCTGGGTCGCCCTGGGCGGCGCGACAGCACCACAGTGGTCGGTCGGCGAGACCGAAGAGTACGCCGCCGATCCGGTGCCGGCGATCCGCGAGCGGTACGCCGAGGCGCGGGACCGGTTCCTCGCCCGTCCCACTGACGGGTAAAAGACTGTACGGGGAAGGCCGGACTGGCGATTATCGACAGATGTCGTCGCTCGACCTTCCCACCCCACCGCTCGACCTGCCCGGTGCGGCACCGCCGCCGGAGCCCGTCGTGCCCCTGCCGGCCGTCCTGCGCTACGACGACGCGGACACCCCGTGTGACGTCATCGACGCCCTGGCGCTCGCCGACTTCATCACCGGGCGGCACCCCTGGTCGCAGACCGTCCGACTGCCCCGGGCCCGCCCCGACGCGCAGCTCGTACCCGCCGACGGACACCTGCTGCGTACCGCCATCGAGGCCCGGCAACGCTCCCAGCTCCTCGGCGGCGACGGCTGGACCGCACGGGTGGTCACCTGGAAGGGCCACGGCGCGGAGGTGACCGTCACCGCGGTGAGCGGCGAGGTCGGCCAGTCCGCGCTGGACCGGATCGTGGCCGGGGCGACCGCTGCGGAGGACGCCGGATCGGGCCGGATCGGCTTCTGGCACCAGAGTCCGCGCCGGGGCGCGCAGCGGGACGTCCGGACCGTGACCACCCCGGAGTGGGCCACCATCCGGGACAACTACACCGCCACCGCCCGCCGGGAGTTCGACCGGCTGATGGCGGTCACCCCGGAAAACGTGCTGGGGCGGCTGGTGCTGCTGCACGGCGCGCCGGGCACCGGCAAGACGACCGCGCTACGTGCCCTCGCGCACGCCTGGCGGCAGTGGTGTCAGGCCGACTGCGTCCTCGATCCGGACGTCCTCTTCGCCGACGCCGGGTACCTGTCCGAGGTGGCGGTCGGCAACGACGACGAGCCGGAGGGCGGCCCCCGCTGGCGGCTGCTGATCGTCGAGGACTGCGACGAACTGATCCGGGGCGAGGCCCGGCAGACCTCCGGCCAGGCCCTGTCCCGGCTGCTCAACCTCACCGACGGGCTGCTCGGCCAGGGCCGGGACGTGCTCGTCGCGATCACCACCAACGAGGATCTGTCCCGGCTGCACCCGGCGGTGACCCGCCCCGGCCGGTGCCTCGCCCGGATCGAGGTGGGCCCGCTGTCGTACGCGGAGGCGACCCGTTGGCTCGCCTCCGCCGGAGTGGCACCCGACGGTGGCGGCGTGGCGTCCGGCGGTGGCGGGGAGGTGCCCGACGGTGGCGGGGTGGCGCGCGGCGGTGGCGGGGTGGCGCGCGGCGGCGGCACCAGCGCCGTGGCATCCGACGGCACCAGCGCCGTGCCGGCCAGCGGGGCCACCCTCGCCGAGCTGTACGCGCTGCGCGCCGGAGCCCCCACCCCGCCCACCGACCGGCACGAACTGGGCGGTTACCTCTGAGGCTTCCGCGCGTCGTCACCCGGTCGTGATCTGATCCTGGTTCAGTGCACGAACATGACCACCACCAGCGGCGGTACCCGGGTCCACCGGCTGTACACCGTCGTCGTCTTCGTGCTCCTCGCATCGCTGGACAACGTGGCGATCGGGTTGGTCCCCCCGCTGTACGGGTCGATCGCCGACTCGCTGGACGTGCCACAGCGCCTGATCGGGCTGGTAACCGCGGTCAGCTTCCTGGTCAGCGCGGTGGCTGCGGTCGGCTGGGCGTACGTGGGCGACCGGACCAACCGGAAGCCGCTGCTCGTGGTCGGCACCCTGCTCTGGGCGGCCGGCACCGCGGGCAGCGCGGTGGCTCCCGGCTACCCGCTCTTCCTGGTGGCCCAGATGGTGGCGGCGGTCGGGCTCGGCGCGGTCGGCTCGGTCGGCTTCTCGGTGGTCACCGACCTGATCTCGCCCCGCCGCCGGGGTCTGGTGATGAGCTTCTGGGGGCTGTCCCAGGGCGTCGGTACGCTCGCCGGCACCCTGGTCGGCGGGATCCTCGGCGCGGCGGACTGGCGTCGGCCCTTCCTGCTGCTCAGCCTGGTCGGCCTGGCCGCCACGGCGGCGTACGTGTTCACCTACGACGTGCGACGCGGGCAGAGCGAACCGGAGCTGGCCGGCGCGCTCGCCCACGGCGCCGAGTACGACTACCGGATCAGCCGGGCCGACCTGCCCCGGATCCTGCACCGGCGGACCAACTTCTGGCTGGTGTTCCAGGGGCTCACCGCGCAGGCCGCCTTCGGCTCGCTGGTCTGGCTGCCGGTGCTGTTCACCGAACGGGCCGAGGAGCAGGGCTACTCACCGGCCACCGCGATCGTGGTGGGCAGTGTCTTCGCCACCCTGTTCCAGCTCGGCGGGGTCTTCTCCATCGTCGGCGGGCTGGTCGGCGACGCGCTGCAACGGCGTACCCCACGGGGCCGGGCGATGGTCGCGGCCGTCGGCATCCTCGCGGCCGTCCCGTTCTACCTGGTGCTCTTCTTCGTGCCGATCCGGATCGACGTGCCGGACGGCGCGGGCGCTGGCGCGGTGATCGGCGCGGTGCTCGCCAGTGTCCTCACCGAACCGACGGTCGGGCTGAGCCTGCTCGCCGCGGTGCTGGCGCTCGCGCTGACCTCGGCGAACTCGCCGAACTGGTTCGCCCTGATCGCCGACGTCAACCCGCCGGAGCACCGGGGCACCGTCTACAGCCTCGGCAACCTGGTCAACGGGGTCGGCCGGGCGGCCGGGAACGGCCTGGTGGGGGTGGCCTTCCACGCCCTGCGGGGGGCCTTCCCGCCGCCGCTGAACTTCGCCGTCGGGCTGGCCGCGTTCCAGCTCTTCTTCATCCCGACCGGGATCATGTACTGGTTCGCCTCACGGACCTCGCCCCGGGACATCGCCAACGTGCACACCCTGCTGCACACCCGCGCCGAACGCCTCTGACCCCCTGCACCCCGCCCGCGTGGTAGCAGGGGTCCCCTGCACCCGTCGGGTGGTAGCAGGGGACCCTTGCACGTCAAAAAGCGGTAACAGGGGACCCCTGCTACCAACCAACTAACCAACCACGAAACCAAACAACCCTCAGGCGCGGTACCAGACGGTGACGTCGGTGGGGACCAGGGCGTCGTCGAGGGGGCCGCTGGCGTGCAGCGGCTCTACGCCGTCCGGCAGCGGCACCGATGCTGCGCCGAAGTTGGTCAGCACGCCCAACGCGCCGTTGCGGAAGTGCAGCACCTCGTCGCCGGAGGCCAGCCAACGCAGCGTGCCCCGGCCCAGCCCGTGCTCCCGGCGTAGCCGCAGCGCGGTCCGGTACAGCTCGTACGTCGAGCCGGGCACCCCGCGCTGCCGGTCCAGCGCGTACTCGGCCCAGGACGGCGGCTGCGGCAGCCAGCTCGCGTCGGCGGGCCCGAAGCCGTACGACGGGGCGTCGGCCTCCCACGGGATCGGCACCCGGCAGCCGTCCCGGCCACGTTCGGTGTGCCCGCTGCGCTCCCAGGTCGGGTCCTGCCGGACCTCGTCGGGCAGCGTGGTGTGCTCCGGCAGCCCCAACTCCTCACCCTGGTAGAGGTAGGCCGAGCCGGGCAGGGCGAGCATCAGCAGGGTGGCCGCGCGGGCCCGGCGTAGGCCGAGGGTGGCGTCCGGCTGCGGGTCGTCCGCGCCGATGCCGTTGGGCCGGGGGGTACCGACCGGCAGCCCGAGTCGGGAGGCGTGCCGGACCACGTCGTGGTTGGACAGCACCCAGGTGGTCGGGGCGCCGACCGCGTCGGTGGCCTCCAGGGAGCGGGTGATCACCGCGTACTGGGCCGGCGCGGTCCAGGCGGCGAGCAGGTACTCGAAGTTGAACGCCTGGTGCATCTCGTCGGGGCGGACGTAGCGGGCCAGCCGCTCGGCCGGTTCCACCCACGCCTCGGCGACCAGGACGCGGTCACCGCCGTAGGTCTCCAGCAGCCGTCGCCACTCGCGGTAGATCTCGTGCACCCCGTCCTGGTCCCACATCGGCGGGCGGGGCTTGTCGACCTCCTGGCCGGAGAGGATCTCCTGCGGCTCCCGCCAGTTCGCCAGGTCGGCCTGCTTGACCAGGCCGTGCGCCACGTCGACCCGGAAGCCGTCGACGCCCCGGTCGAGCCAGAACCGCAGCACCTCCAGGAACTCCGTCCGGACCTCGGGGTTGTCCCAGTTCAGGTCGGGCTGGGCGGTGTCGAACAGGTGCAGGTACCACTGCCCGTCGGCGAGCCGGGTCCAGGCCGGCCCGCCGAACACGCTCTGCCAGTCGTTCGGCGGCTCGGCACCGCCCGGACCGAGGCCGTCCCGGAAGACGTACCGCTGCCGTTCCGGGCTGCCCGGCCCGGCCTCCAGCGCGGCCCGGAACCAGGCGTGCGCCGACGAGGTGTGGTTGGGGACCAGGTCGACGATCACCCGCAGGCCCCGCGCGTGCGCGTCGGCGATCAGCCGGTCCGCGTCGGCGAGCGTGCCGAACAGCGGCTCGACGTCGCGGTAGTTGGCCACGTCGTAGCCGGCGTCGGCCTGCGGCGACGGGTAGAACGGGGACAACCAGACCGCGTCCACCCCGAGGTCGGCGAGGTGTCCGAGGCGGGCGGTGATGCCCGGCAGGTCACCGACGCCGTCGCCGCCGGAGTCGGCGAAGGAACGCGGGTAGACCTGGTAGATGACGGCTTCGGTCCACCAGCCGGTGGCCGGGTCGCTGACGGTTTCCTGCGGGTCGTGATGGGTGTTCAGGGTCGTCTCCCGAGTGTCGAGCCGGGCGGTGCCGACCGGCCTGCCCGGCAGGGGCGGTCGAGTCCGTTCAGTGTGCCCTCGGCGGGGCGGTGGAATCACGCACCACCAGACGAGTGGGGAGAATCACCGGCGAGTCGGAGGGTGTGCTCCCCGGGGTGCCGACGAGCGGGTCGAGCACGATCTGGGCGGCGAGCCGGCCCTGTTCGGCGGCGGGCTGGGCCACGGTGCTGAGCCCCAGCACGGCGGCGAGGTCGTGGTCGTCGATGCCGATCACGCTGATGTCCTGCGGCACCCGTAGCCCGGCCTCGCGCAGCGCGGCGATCGCGCCCATCGCCATCTCGTCGCAGGCGGCGAAGATCGCTGTCGGCGGGTCACCCCGGCGCAGCAACTCGACGGTGGCCTGGTTGCCGCCGTCGATGGTGAACTCGGACTCCACGTCCAGGCTCGGGTCCGGCCGCACCCCGGCGGCGCGCAGCGCCTCGTGGTAGCCGCGCCGCCGGTCGACGTGTGTGGTGAAGGCCAGCTCGTCCTCCGGGTCGCCGGAGATGTGCGCGATCCGCCGGTGGCCGAGGTCGAGCAGGTGCTGGGTGGCGGTCCGGGCGGCGGCCACGTCGTCGATCCGTACGCACGGCCAGCCGGGGACGACGGTGCCGGAGCTGACGATGACGCCGGGCCGGTCGAGCGCGGTGAGCGCGGTCAGGTCGGCGGACCGCAGGGG
The nucleotide sequence above comes from Micromonospora pallida. Encoded proteins:
- a CDS encoding LacI family DNA-binding transcriptional regulator, giving the protein MTRIDDVARLAGVSTATVSRALRGLPTVSAATRRRVLAAAEELDYAVSPSASRLAGGRTGTVAVVVPRITRWFFGTVVEAVEEVLHSAGYDLLLYNLGGQAQVRQRVLRAANLHKRADAVLLVATPLRSADLTALTALDRPGVIVSSGTVVPGWPCVRIDDVAAARTATQHLLDLGHRRIAHISGDPEDELAFTTHVDRRRGYHEALRAAGVRPDPSLDVESEFTIDGGNQATVELLRRGDPPTAIFAACDEMAMGAIAALREAGLRVPQDISVIGIDDHDLAAVLGLSTVAQPAAEQGRLAAQIVLDPLVGTPGSTPSDSPVILPTRLVVRDSTAPPRAH